A single region of the Drosophila takahashii strain IR98-3 E-12201 chromosome 2R, DtakHiC1v2, whole genome shotgun sequence genome encodes:
- the fab1 gene encoding putative 1-phosphatidylinositol 3-phosphate 5-kinase, whose amino-acid sequence MSSNNQGNSQNHQHLHSPSKLTEFARNFEDKPESLFGRVVNKIQNVYNQSYNTVNDISSGSSSSNAPTQPVQVGKSQFFSDSQTSIAEVADAETSSLSSGRPQPPTTLSLRTHSTSSTTAAEDSEASERIEALPLPTSEANQGRTVSNVLKHISNIVATKNNNDLRNYKDTELQRFWMPDSKAKECYDCSQKFSTFRRKHHCRLCGQIFCSKCCNQVVPGMIIRCDGDLKVCNYCSKIVLTFLKSSSSEMGQDLQALQQHLSNKLEVQDSGTPHAKHPQQQRAPLSRKMSVGYQEERFSSHPTYTTLSIDDRKNILQQSNSLITLHEEMQRDLPAQNCGQRLIEFLNSNNKSANEVQAVAILNAMLAAGFLEPIVPDPEQMEFDPTLHYKFSKSSSADTSRTMSPQFEAAPHAEPQPPKSMDQSAEEKEKELENELENDRCFTTATSKLLASYCEHEEQLLAQMLRAHGLDQEWDKVLQMLCSTAANHFKPEHCCNDLMDIRNYVNFKKVPGGRRKDSKIVHGVAFSKNVAHKDMATHVPFPRILLLQCPIVYERIEGKFVTIETVLLQEKEYLRNVCARIMSFTPNVVLVHKNVAGIAQDLLRSYGVTLVLDVKLSVMERLSRTLQCDIVSSIESNITMPKLGDCNDFYIRNYNGKTLMFFEKLTNPRGYTCLLRGGSNAELTRVKRVASALLFARYNWRLEMSFLLNEFAQPLSPKPSIFDSKETSPKTETEAELRAKRPVIVERKSEDKITTIVSENVSDFTDPLRSSQAEALSTSPCAPPVVEALAVEPRYDNRFRTALSSTLLSVSPFLTFPLPYLETEQGRKCKLRKLFPAELYFSKQWSRTGLERPDSLGDGEARSEPGNKENQQMQLLPAHDFVQMKITAPASSRDIQSKLAEFRSFGGRLPKGKAPMLRPKKKNAEVIQRPQKVSEEQLYKDALDPQNHQRLPVLFCSFHYNPKGVSSFCKMPMLLDMKFYGQYDIMLEQFLQRYCCLFNSMCPSCNLPMLGHVRRYVHSLGCVHVYLTEDLTRSDPKRIYFTSWCSICNATTPTIPLADSAKCLSLAKYLEMRFHGHAYRRRTPPADAEQSGSPCEHSLHRDYVHHFSFRGVGAKFQYTPVEVWETDLPSLTLQLDLPPPFPSSQAQEEIKNFSVRGHEVYNRIHERIADLATEEENSPLVQQLKTMLTHDQFIFKQKIEIVHTLLTDDRATAYDTSDAMAMARRALAESIELWGPRLQEIEKLTAKQAHHIDSGTICTEELSADSSKDSESLECPSEDTEVNASNSQSVVDKKFSIDQLLASTVNVYSDKKSIRQILTQLLPSANQTNPLQSPFPAQDHLTLPMGCIPIHVRETDLSSVIAYSLTSTEYQKAVDEAKVNSSTSAAHSSPQLKRKIPLAESISDAEDSPSLSRTSSNTSAAPNASVPPPAAAASDTEEKSKERQSTKQTPSPHITLAFQDQSCHFQCKIYFAREFDAMRSKSLKPPKLDKSLYRRLEKSKMREELRISQSRTGSEMELVRKPSDVGGPRNTEEESNLEEDARIALARSLCKSVQWEARGGKSGSRFCKTLDDRFVLKEMNSKDMTIFEPFAPKYFEYIDRCQQQQLPTLLAKIFGVFKVSVKKKDSFVERSVMVMENLFYGCEIENKFDLKGSERNRLVDPSNQQGEIVLLDENLVQMSWSKPLYVLSHSKTVLRDAIQRDSSFLERNLVMDYSLLVGLDKKNSVLVLGIIDYIRTFTLDKKVESIIKGSGILGGKGKDPTVVNPERYKQRFIDAMDRYFLTVPDRWEGLSKV is encoded by the exons ATGAGTAGCAACAACCAGGGGAACAGCCAGAACCACCAGCACCTGCACTCCCCATCCAAACTAACCGAATTCGCCCGCAACTTCGAGGACAAGCCGGAGTCGCTCTTCGGCCGGGTGGTGAACAAGATCCAGAATGTGTACAACCAGAGCTACAATACAGTGAATGATATATCCAGCGGGAGCAGCAGTAGCAACGCTCCAACGCAACCCGTTCAAGTGGGCAAATCCCAGTTCTTTAGTGATTCCCAGACGTCCATCGCTGAGGTCGCCGATGCAGAGACATCCAGCTTGAGTTCGGGCCGCCCGCAGCCACCCACAACGCTCAGCTTGAGAACGCACAGCACCTCCAGCACAACAGCCGCCGAGGATTCCGAGGCCAGCGAGCGCATCGAGGCGCTGCCCCTGCCAACCAGCGAAGCGAATCAGGGCCGCACTGTTTCCAACGTGCTCAAGCACATCAGCAATATTGTGGCTACGAAAAACAACAAT GACCTGCGCAACTACAAGGACACGGAGCTGCAGCGCTTCTGGATGCCCGATTCGAAGGCCAAGGAGTGCTACGACTGCTCCCAGAAGTTCTCCACCTTCCGGCGAAAGCACCACTGCCGTTTGTGCGGCCAGATCTTCTGCTCCAAGTGCTGCAATCAGGTGGTGCCCGGCATGATAATCCGCTGCGATGGCGACCTCAAGGTGTGCAACTACTGCTCCAAGATTGTCCTGACTTTCCTAAAGTCCTCTAGCTCTGAGATGGGTCAGGATCTGCAGGCGCTGCAGCAGCACTTGAGTAACAAGCTAGAGGTTCAAGACAGTGGCACACCGCATGCAAAGcatccgcagcagcagcgggcACCACTGTCGCGGAAGATGTCCGTGGGCTACCAGGAGGAGCGGTTCAGTTCGCATCCAACTTACACCACGCTCTCCATTGACGATCGCAAGAACATCCTGCAGCAGTCGAACTCATTAATAACCCTCCATGAGGAAATGCAGCGCGACCTGCCTGCCCAGAATTGTGGCCAGCGTCTGATTGAGTTTCTCAACAGCAATAATAAGTCGGCCAATGAGGTGCAGGCGGTGGCTATTTTGAATGCCATGCTGGCCGCTGGTTTCCTCGAGCCCATCGTTCCAGATCCCGAGCAGATGGAGTTTGATCCCACGCTGCACTACAAGTTCTCCAAGAGCAGCAGTGCGGATACATCGCGTACGATGAGTCCGCAGTTTGAGGCAGCTCCGCATGCGGAACCACAACCGCCCAAATCAATGGATCAGTCAGCCGAGGAAAAGGAGAAGGAGCTGGAAAACGAACTGGAGAACGATCGCTGCTTCACCACGGCCACTTCGAAGCTGCTCGCCTCCTACTGTGAGCAcgaggagcagctgctggcGCAGATGTTGCGTGCCCATGGCTTGGACCAGGAATGGGACAAGGTGCTTCAGATGCTCTGCTCCACGGCAGCCAATCACTTCAAGCCGGAGCACTGTTGCAACGATTTGATGGACATTCGCAACTATGTGAACTTTAAGAAGGTCCCAGGTGGCAGACGCAAGGACTCAAAGATTGTTCACGGTGTGGCTTTCTCCAAGAACGTGGCTCACAAGGATATGGCCACGCATGTGCCTTTTCCACGcatcctgctgctgcagtgCCCAATTGTTTACGAGCGAATCGAGGGCAAGTTTGTCACGATTGAGACAGTTCTTCTCCAGGAGAAGGAGTACTTGCGCAATGTCTGTGCCCGCATCATGAGCTTCACACCCAATGTAGTTCTCGTTCACAAGAATGTGGCGGGCATTGCCCAGGATCTTCTGAGATCCTATGGAGTTACACTCGTCTTGGATGTAAAACTTTCGGTGATGGAGCGTCTGTCGCGCACCCTGCAGTGCGACATTGTCAGTTCCATAGAGTCGAATATAACCATGCCCAAGCTGGGCGACTGCAATGATTTCTACATACGCAACTACAATGGCAAGACGCTGATGTTCTTCGAGAAGCTGACCAATCCGCGGGGATACACGTGTCTCTTGAGAGGAGGAAGCAATGCGGAACTCACGAGGGTCAAGCGAGTGGCATCGGCACTGCTTTTTGCACGCTACAATTGGCGCTTGGAGATGTCGTTCTTGTTGAACGAATTCGCCCAGCCGCTGAGTCCAAAACCCTCGATTTTCGACTCCAAGGAAACGAGTCCAAAAACCGAAACGGAGGCGGAACTTCGAGCCAAGCGACCTGTTATTGTGGAACGCAAATCGGAGGATAAGATTACCACCATTGTCAGCGAGAATGTGTCGGATTTCACGGATCCCCTGCGTTCGTCTCAAGCCGAAGCGCTGTCCACATCGCCTTGTGCTCCTCCAGTAGTAGAAGCCTTGGCTGTGGAACCGCGATATGATAACAGATTCCGCACAGCACTTAGTTCGACTCTGCTCTCTGTCAGTCCCTTTCTCACCTTTCCTCTGCCTTACTTAGAAACGGAGCAGGGCAGGAAGTGCAAGCTGCGCAAGCTCTTTCCCGCCGAGCTGTACTTTTCCAAGCAGTGGTCGCGCACGGGATTGGAGCGGCCAGATAGCTTGGGCGATGGCGAGGCGAGATCGGAGCCAGGAAACAAGGAAAACCAGCAGATGCAACTGCTGCCGGCTCATGACTTTGTGCAGATGAAGATCACGGCGCCGGCGAGCAGTCGCGACATTCAGTCCAAGCTGGCCGAGTTCCGATCCTTTGGCGGTCGCTTACCCAAGGGCAAGGCTCCCA TGCTGCGGCCGAAGAAAAAGAACGCAGAGGTTATACAGCGGCCGCAAAAGGTGAGCGAGGAGCAGCTGTACAAGGACGCACTGGATCCGCAGAACCACCAGCGACTCCCAGTGCTCTTCTGCAGCTTCCACTACAATCCCAAGGGCGTGTCCTCCTTCTGCAAGATGCCCATGCTGCTGGACATGAAGTTTTACGGGCAATATGACATCATGCTGGAGCAGTTCCTTCAGCGATACTGCTGTCTCTTCAACTCGATGTGCCCGTCGTGCAATTTGCCCATGCTGGGTCATGTGCGTCGCTACGTTCACTCGCTGGGATGCGTCCATGTTTACCTGACCGAGGATTTAACCCGTTCCGATCCGAAGCGCATATACTTTACTTCTTGGTGCAGCATTTGCAATGCCACCACTCCTACAATTCCGCTGGCCGATTCCGCCAAGTGCCTTTCGCTGGCCAAATACCTGGAGATGCGTTTCCATGGCCACGCCTACAGGCGACGCACTCCTCCCGCCGACGCCGAGCAGAGTGGCTCTCCTTGCGAGCACTCTTTGCATCGCGATTATGTACACCACTTCAGTTTCCGCGGAGTGGGCGCCAAGTTCCAATATACACCCGTTGAGGTTTGGGAAACGGATCTGCCTTCGCTGACTTTGCAACTGGATCTGCCGCCACCGTTTCCCAGCTCCCAAGCGCAGGAGGAGATCAAGAACTTCTCGGTGCGCGGGCATGAGGTGTACAACAGGATTCACGAGCGCATCGCTGACCTCGCCACCGAGGAGGAGAACTCGCCGCTGGTGCAGCAACTGAAGACAATGCTCACCCACGACCAGTTTATCTTCAAGCAGAAGATCGAGATCGTACACACGCTGCTCACGGATGACAGGGCCACTGCCTACGACACCAGTGATGCCATGGCCATGGCAAGGAGAGCTCTGGCCGAGAGCATCGAGCTGTGGGGCCCGCGGCTGCAGGAGATCGAGAAGCTGACCGCCAAGCAGGCACATCACATCGACTCGGGAACCATCTGCACGGAGGAACTGTCTGCGGATTCCTCGAAAGACAGTGAATCGCTGGAGTGTCCCAGCGAGGATACGGAAGTTAATGCCTCCAACAGCCAGTCAGTTGTGGATAAGAAGTTCTCCATTGACCAGCTGCTGGCCTCCACCGTGAATGTCTACTCGGATAAGAAGTCCATCAGGCAGATTCTCACCCAGCTGCTGCCGTCGGCGAATCAGACGAATCCCCTGCAGTCACCTTTTCCCGCACAGGATCATCTGACGCTTCCCATGGGCTGCATTCCCATTCACGTTCGAGAAACCGATCTGAGTTCGGTAATTGCCTACAGTTTGACCTCGACGGAATATCAGAAGGCAGTGGACGAGGCGAAGGTGAATTCCTCAACTTCTGCTGCCCATTCAAGTCCGCAGTTGAAGCGAAAGATTCCACTGGCCGAGAGCATAAGCGATGCCGAGGACAGTCCCAGTCTTTCGCGCACTTCAAGCAACACGAGTGCCGCTCCGAATGCCTCAGTTCCTCCTCCAGCAGCCGCGGCTTCTGATACCGAGGAGAAGAGCAAGGAGCGCCAAAGCACAAAGCAGACACCGAGTCCACATATCACCCTGGCATTCCAGGACCAGAGCTGCCACTTTCAGTGCAAGATCTACTTTGCCCGCGAGTTTGATGCAATGCGATCTAAGAGCTTGAAGCCACCGAAGCTGGACAAATCGCTTTATCGCCGGCTGGAGAAGAGCAAGATGCGCGAGGAGCTGAGAATCTCACAGAGTCGCACCGGTTCCGAAATGGAGTTGGTGCGCAAGCCCAGCGACGTTGGAGGGCCTCGGAATACCGAGGAGGAATCGAATCTGGAAGAGGACGCCAGGATCGCTTTGGCGCGAAGCCTTTGCAAAAGTGTCCAATGGGAGGCGAGGGGCGGTAAATCGGGTTCCCGCTTCTGCAAGACGCTTG ATGATCGTTTTGTGCTTAAGGAAATGAACTCAAAAGACATGACCATCTTTGAACCATTTGCTCCCAAGTATTTCGAGTACATCGACAggtgccagcagcagcaactgcccACATTGCTGGCCAAGATATTTGGCGTTTTCAAAGTCAGCGTTAAGAAAAAGGA TTCCTTCGTGGAGCGTTCGGTGATGGTCATGGAGAATCTGTTCTACGGCTGcgaaattgaaaacaaattcgatcTTAAGGGCTCAGAGAGAAACCGTTTGGTGGATCCCAGCAACCAGCAAGGCGAAATTGTCCTACTGGATGAGAATCTGGTGCAGA TGTCCTGGTCAAAGCCTTTGTATGTACTGTCGCATAGTAAAACAGTCTTAAGGGATGCCATCCAGCGGGATTCCTCCTTTCTGGAGAGAAACCTCGTCATGGACTACTCACTGCTGGTGGGTTTGGACAAGAAAAACAGCGTTCTTGTTCTGGGTATTATAG aTTACATTCGCACCTTCACGCTGGACAAGAAAGTGGAATCCATTATCAAGGGATCGGGCATCCTGGGCGGCAAGGGCAAGGATCCTACGGTGGTCAATCCAGAGCGCTACAAGCAGCGCTTCATCGACGCCATGGATCGCTATTTCCTCACAGTTCCGGATCGCTGGGAGGGCCTCTCTAAGGTCtga